Proteins from a genomic interval of Zingiber officinale cultivar Zhangliang chromosome 1B, Zo_v1.1, whole genome shotgun sequence:
- the LOC122045075 gene encoding uncharacterized protein LOC122045075, translated as MVREEVGDKYFCILVDEARDISKREQMTIILRFVNNYGVLTERFFAIKSISDTTSLNLKKEISNVLVHHDLQVKKIRGQGYDAKDVSVIWEFFSHLDNIVNIVTSSTKRIAELHTAQRIEIEHMLAIGERDSGSGANQIGNLQRAGATRWSSHYDSVKSLIGMYVATCKVFEVLSDHSLNGRAKAEVRGIYRNKASFEFVFILHLMHKIMRTTDSLCQILQRKSQDILSAITFISTTKTILQELRDCGWEDFLHEVKVFCMRNEIDVPDLDCLYKIGRSRQQTTVEHHYHFDVFNAAIDFILMELNTRFNESSVELLSLSTTLDPKNSFESINIDDICKLTMKFYPEDFTNQDIIALKLLHLLIYVSN; from the exons ATGGTTCGTGAAGAAGTTGGTGataaatatttttgtattcttgttgatgaagCACGAGATATATCTAAACGAGAGCAAATGACCATTATCTTGAGATTTGTGAATAATTATGGGGTTTTGACAGAAAGATTTTTTGCCATCAAAAGTATTAGCGATACTACCTCATTGAACCTGaaaaaagaaatatcaaatgttCTTGTTCATCATGACCTACAAGTTAAGAAAATCAGAggccaaggatatgatg CCAAGGATGTTAGTGTTATTTGGGAGTTCTTTTCTCATTTGGATAATATAGTAAATATTGTTACTTCTTCTACTAAACGCATTGCTGAGTTACATACTGCACAGAGAATTGAAATCGAGCATATGTTGGCAATTGGAGAACGTGATTCTGGAAGTGGGGCCAATCAGATTGGTAATTTACAGCGAGCGGGAGCTACTCGTTGGAGTTCTCACTATGACTCAGTAAAAAGTTTGATAGGTATGTATGTTGCAACTTGTAAAGTTTTTGAAGTTCTTAGTGATCATTCTCTAAATGGAAGAGCTAAGGCTGAAGTTCGGGGGATTTATAGAAACAAGGCAAGCTTTGAATTTGTGTTCATTTTACATTTAATGCATAAAATTATGAGAACAACAGATTCTCTTTGTCAAATTCTTCAAAGAAAATCTCAAGATATTTTATCTGCTATTACATTTATCTCTACTACCAAAACTATCCTCCAAGAACTTAGAGACTGCGGGTGGGAAGATTTTCTTCATGAAGTGAAAGTTTTTTGTATGAGAAATGAAATTGATGTGCCTGACCTTGATTGTCTATATAAGATTGGTCGTTCCCGTCAGCAAACTACAGTTGAGCATCATTACCACTTTGATGTTTTTAATGCAGCAATAGATTTCATCTTGATGGAGTTAAATACTCGATTTAATGAGTCATCAGTGGAACTTCTTTCTCTTAGTACCACTTTAGATCCTAAAAATTCATTTGAATCAATTAACATTGATGATATTTGCAAGCTTACAATGAAGTTTTATCCTGAAGATTTCACAAATCAAGACATCATTGCTTTGAA GCTTCTACACTTGTTGATTTATGTCAGCAATTGA